The Metabacillus sediminilitoris genome window below encodes:
- a CDS encoding cytochrome-c oxidase, producing the protein MGIKFFKIAVVYLLIGVSIGYIMGMTHNFSFTSVHAHVNLLGWASMALFGLIYHFYPQAGETKLAKVHFWLHNIGTPFLTAGVFLIVYLENEALTVLPIIGSNLVLIGIILFLINVFRHVKAENLR; encoded by the coding sequence TTGGGGATTAAATTTTTTAAGATTGCCGTTGTTTACCTGCTGATAGGAGTAAGCATTGGGTATATCATGGGAATGACTCATAATTTCAGCTTCACGTCTGTTCATGCTCACGTAAACCTGCTTGGCTGGGCTTCTATGGCACTTTTCGGACTCATTTATCATTTCTATCCACAAGCAGGTGAAACAAAGCTAGCGAAAGTCCATTTTTGGCTTCACAACATTGGGACACCATTCTTAACTGCTGGTGTGTTTTTAATTGTTTACCTTGAAAATGAGGCGTTAACAGTTCTACCTATTATTGGTTCAAATCTTGTCTTAATCGGTATTATTTTATTTTTAATTAATGTTTTCCGTCACGTAAAAGCTGAAAACCTTAGGTAG